The Saccharothrix variisporea genome has a segment encoding these proteins:
- a CDS encoding FAD-dependent monooxygenase: protein MDILISGAGVAGLSLAHWLRRYGVDVTVVERADALRDGGYKVDVRGAAVEVLRRGGVLERVREVETRVRDVHFVDARGRRVATMSADVFGGREGEDVEVVRGDLLRVLRDAADVEYLFGDWVEDLEDGDSGVRVRFGSGAERVFDVVVGADGVHSRVRGLVFGEEERFRHDLGHHVSIFTSSSAHGLDREELLYAEPGRTTNVYRTAGDDGARALFLFRSPEHAGRPAEQLARAFDNAGWKVPELVAEAARAQDLYFDSVSLIRMDRWSSGRVVLVGDAAYAASPASGQGTSLALVGAYVLAGELVEGLEGAFERYETRMRDFVTANQALAEANLKGMVLSSKAKIWFQTRMLRLLPHLPGRDRVIERITEPIRRAATAIDLPQY, encoded by the coding sequence ATGGACATCTTGATCTCGGGTGCGGGTGTGGCGGGGTTGTCGTTGGCGCACTGGTTGCGGCGGTACGGGGTGGACGTCACCGTCGTCGAGCGGGCCGACGCCCTGCGGGACGGTGGGTACAAGGTCGACGTGCGCGGGGCCGCCGTCGAGGTGTTGCGGCGCGGTGGGGTGTTGGAGCGGGTGCGCGAGGTGGAGACGCGGGTTCGGGACGTGCACTTCGTGGACGCTCGCGGCCGGCGGGTGGCGACGATGAGCGCCGACGTGTTCGGCGGGCGGGAAGGGGAGGACGTCGAGGTCGTGCGCGGCGACCTCCTCCGGGTGCTGCGGGACGCGGCGGACGTCGAGTACCTGTTCGGCGACTGGGTGGAGGACCTCGAGGACGGCGACAGCGGGGTGCGGGTCCGGTTCGGCTCCGGCGCGGAGCGGGTGTTCGACGTGGTGGTCGGCGCGGACGGCGTGCACTCCCGGGTGCGGGGGCTGGTGTTCGGGGAGGAGGAGCGGTTCCGGCACGACCTCGGGCACCACGTGTCGATCTTCACCTCGTCCTCCGCGCACGGCCTGGACCGCGAGGAGCTGCTGTACGCCGAGCCCGGCCGCACGACCAACGTCTACCGGACGGCCGGCGACGACGGCGCCCGCGCGTTGTTCCTGTTCCGCTCGCCCGAGCACGCCGGCCGGCCCGCCGAGCAGCTGGCGCGAGCCTTCGACAACGCCGGGTGGAAGGTGCCGGAACTGGTCGCGGAGGCCGCCCGCGCGCAGGACTTGTACTTCGACTCGGTGAGCCTGATCCGGATGGACCGCTGGTCCTCCGGCCGGGTCGTGCTGGTGGGCGACGCCGCCTACGCCGCCTCGCCCGCCTCCGGGCAGGGCACCAGCCTGGCGCTGGTCGGCGCGTACGTGCTCGCGGGCGAGCTGGTCGAAGGCCTCGAAGGCGCGTTCGAGCGCTACGAGACCCGCATGCGGGACTTCGTCACCGCCAACCAGGCCCTGGCCGAGGCCAACCTCAAGGGCATGGTCCTGTCGTCCAAGGCCAAGATCTGGTTCCAGACCCGGATGCTCCGCCTCCTGCCGCACCTGCCCGGCCGCGACAGGGTGATCGAGCGGATCACCGAACCGATCCGGCGGGCGGCCACGGCGATCGACCTGCCCCAGTACTGA
- a CDS encoding zinc-binding dehydrogenase, which produces MTSPFGLHRVVEPAGVLPQQAWRLDPTPECGADEVVVDVERLNLDAASFRQLREEHGDGIKRAVLDIVAERGKMQNPVTGSGGMLLGTVRAVGPDSPLGLEPGDRIATLVSLTLTPLRITDDLADWDGTTEQVPCTGTAVLFGRSIAAVLPDDLPDELALSVLDVCGAPALTDRVVRRKAAQSVLVLGGGGKSGSLSLAAARRAGATRLVALVPTPQEAERVREAGLADEVVIADARNPVAVLDAVGKPVDVTVVCVDVPGCEHGAILATADGGTVVFFSMATSFSAAALGAEGLAADVEMLVGNGYVPGHAEFALDLLRAEPAVRALFDHRQTAQA; this is translated from the coding sequence ATGACGTCGCCGTTCGGTCTGCACCGTGTCGTCGAGCCCGCGGGCGTCCTGCCGCAGCAGGCGTGGCGGCTGGACCCGACACCGGAGTGCGGCGCGGACGAGGTCGTCGTGGACGTCGAGCGGCTCAACCTGGACGCCGCTTCCTTCCGCCAGCTCCGCGAGGAGCACGGCGACGGCATCAAGCGGGCGGTGCTGGACATCGTCGCCGAGCGCGGCAAGATGCAGAACCCGGTCACCGGGTCCGGCGGGATGCTGCTGGGCACGGTCCGCGCGGTCGGGCCGGACTCGCCGCTGGGCCTGGAGCCGGGCGACCGGATCGCCACCCTGGTCTCGCTCACCCTCACCCCGCTGCGCATCACCGATGACCTGGCGGACTGGGACGGCACGACCGAGCAGGTCCCGTGCACGGGTACGGCGGTCCTGTTCGGCCGCTCCATCGCGGCCGTGCTGCCCGACGACCTGCCCGACGAGCTCGCGCTGTCCGTGTTGGACGTGTGCGGCGCGCCCGCGCTCACCGACCGGGTGGTCCGGCGCAAGGCCGCGCAGTCCGTGCTGGTGCTGGGCGGTGGCGGCAAGTCGGGGTCGTTGTCGCTGGCCGCCGCCCGCCGCGCCGGCGCGACCCGCCTGGTCGCGCTCGTGCCCACGCCACAGGAAGCCGAGCGGGTGCGGGAGGCTGGGCTGGCCGACGAGGTCGTGATCGCCGACGCCCGCAACCCGGTCGCCGTCCTGGACGCCGTGGGCAAGCCCGTGGACGTGACGGTGGTGTGCGTGGACGTCCCGGGCTGCGAGCACGGCGCGATCCTGGCCACCGCCGACGGCGGCACGGTCGTGTTCTTCTCCATGGCCACCTCCTTCTCCGCCGCCGCGCTGGGCGCGGAGGGCCTGGCGGCGGACGTGGAGATGCTGGTCGGCAACGGCTACGTGCCCGGTCACGCCGAGTTCGCCCTGGACCTGCTGCGCGCCGAGCCTGCCGTGCGGGCGCTGTTCGACCACCGGCAGACTGCACAGGCGTGA